The Helianthus annuus cultivar XRQ/B chromosome 16, HanXRQr2.0-SUNRISE, whole genome shotgun sequence genome includes a window with the following:
- the LOC110936333 gene encoding ubiquitin-activating enzyme E1 1 isoform X2: MLPGKRSAGGEEVVVDESLIKRTKIDNLISSAAAASTSTGTSLTVATMGGGNNPNGTTNGKMPIGGGGSNQSDIDEDLHSRQLAVYGRETMRRLFASNILVSGMQGLGAEIAKNLILAGVKSVTLHDEGVVELWDLSSNFIFTEDDLGKNRALASLNKMQELNNSVVISTLTTELTTEQLSEFQAVVFTDIPSAKAIEFDNFCHKHEPPIAFIKSEVRGLFGSVFCDFGPKFTVSDVDGEDPHTGIIASISNDNPPLVTCVDDERLEFQDGDLVVFSEIHGMTELNDGKPRKVINAKPFSFSIEEDTTKYGAYTKGGIVTQLKQPKVLKFKPLEEAIKDPGEFLLSDFSKFDRPPLLHLLFQALDKFVSELGRYPVAGSEEDAQKLLSLANNMNNELKDGKIDQIDEKIVRSFAFGARAVLNPMAAMFGGIVGQEVVKACSGKFHPLFQFFYFDSLESLPVEPLDPNDLKPLNSRYDAQISVFGAKLQKQLEEAKVFVVGSGALGCEFLKNLALMGVSCGNGGKLTITDDDVIEKSNLSRQFLFRDWNIGQAKSTVAATAATLINPKFHIEALQNRASPDTENVFDDTFWENLSVVVNALDNVNARLYIDQRCLYFQKPLLESGTLGAKCNTQMVIPHLTENYGASRDPPEKQAPMCTVHSFPHNIDHCLTWARSEFEGLLEKTPAEANAYLSNPSEYTSAMEKAGDAQARDNLERVLECLERERCESFEDCITWARLKFEDYFANRVKQLTFTFPEDSVNSSGTPFWSAPKRFPRPLEFSVEDQSHLNFVIAASILRAETYGIPIPEWVKSSTRCADAISRVMVPDFEPKKNVKIVTDEKATSLSTASIDDSVVINELVNNLKLCHQNLPPGFRMNPIQFEKDDDTNYHMDLIAGLANMRARNYSIPEVDKLKAKFIAGRIIPAIATATAMATGFVCLELYKVLSGGHKVEDYRNTFANLALPLFSMAEPVPPKVIKHQDLSWTVWDRWIIRDDPTLRELLQWLKNKGLNAYSISYGSCLLYNSMFPRHKDRMDKKMVDLAKEVAKAELPAYRRHIDVVVACEDEDDNDVDIPQVSVYFR; the protein is encoded by the exons ATGCTTCCTGGAAAGAGATCAGCTGGAGGAGAGGAAGTAGTAGTAGATGAATCTTTGATCAAGAGAACTAAGATTGACAACTTGATTTCATCAGCCGCTGCCGCCAGCACAAGCACAGGGACGTCTTTGACAGTTGCAACCATGGGAGGAGGAAACAACCCGAACGGAACCACCAACGGTAAAATGCCCATTGGTGGTGGTGGATCAAACCAATCGGATATTGATGAGGATCTCCATAGCCGACAGCTTGCAGTTTATGGTCGGGAAACTATGAGGCGCTTATTTGCGTCCAACATTCTAGTTTCTGGGATGCAGGGACTTGGTGCTGAAATCG CAAAGAATCTTATTCTTGCTGGTGTGAAGTCTGTGACATTGCATGATGAGGGAGTTGTCGAGTTGTGGGATTTATCTAGCAATTTTATTTTCACGGAGGACGATCTGGGAAAGAACAGAGCTCTTGCTTCTCTCAACAAAATGCAAGAACTGAACAATTCTGTTGTTATCTCTACATTAACAACAGAACTAACTACTGAGCAGCTGTCTGAGTTCCAG GCTGTAGTGTTCACGGATATTCCTTCGGCAAAAGCAATTGAATTCGACAATTTTTGCCATAAACACGAGCCTCCAATTGCTTTCATAAAATCAGAAGTACGCGGTCTTTTTGGTAGTGTGTTTTGTGACTTTGGCCCTAAATTCACCGTCTCAGATGTAGATGGGGAGGACCCACACACAGGCATCATTGCATCTATAAGCAATGACAATCCTCCACTTGTCACATGTGTGGATGATGAACGCCTCGAGTTTCAAGACGGAGATCTAGTCGTGTTTTCCGAAATCCACGGGATGACAGAACTTAACGATGGAAAACCAAGAAAGGTTATAAACGCAAAACCATTTTCTTTCAGTATCGAAGAAGATACTACAAAATATGGTGCGTATACAAAGGGTGGAATTGTAACTCAATTGAAGCAACCAAAGGTATTGAAATTTAAGCCATTGGAAGAGGCAATTAAAGATCCTGGTGAATTTCTTCTTAGTGATTTCTCTAAATTTGATCGCCCTCCACTCTTACATCTTCTGTTTCAAGCGTTGGATAAGTTTGTATCCGAGTTGGGACGATATCCTGTTGCTGGTTCTGAAGAAGATGCTCAGAAGTTGCTGTCTTTGGCTAACAATATGAACAATGAACTTAAAGATGGAAAGATTGACCAGATTGATGAGAAAATTGTTAGAAGCTTTGCGTTTGGTGCAAGGGCTGTTTTGAACCCCATGGCTGCGATGTTTGGTGGTATTGTTGGACAGGAAGTTGTTAAGGCTTGTTCTGGAAAGTTCCATCCGCTATTTCAG TTTTTCTATTTTGACTCTCTAGAGTCCCTTCCTGTAGAGCCTTTGGACCCCAATGACTTAAAGCCCTTGAATAGCCGTTATGATGCTCAGATTTCTGTCTTTGGGGCCAAACTTCAGAAACAACTAGAGGAAGCAAAGGTTTTCGTTGTGGGATCGGGTGCGCTAGGCTGcgagtttttgaaaaatttggcATTAATGGGCGTTTCTTGTGGTAATGGAGGAAAGCTAACAATTACCGATGATGATGTTATTGAAAAAAGCAACCTCAGCAGGCAGTTTCTTTTTAGAGATTGGAACATTGGTCAAGCTAAGTCAACGGTTGCTGCAACTGCCGCCACCTTGATAAACCCTAAGTTTCATATTGAAGCACTTCAAAACCGTGCCAGCCCAGATACTGAAAATGTGTTTGACGACACTTTCTGGGAGAATCTTAGTGTCGTTGTCAACGCTCTTGATAATGTGAATGCAAGGCTTTATATTGACCAGAGGTGTTTGTATTTTCAAAAGCCGCTTTTAGAGTCAGGAACTTTAGGTGCCAAGTGTAATACACAGATGGTCATCCCTCATTTGACTGAGAACTATGGTGCTTCCCGAGACCCACCTGAGAAACAAGCGCCTATGTGTACTGTGCATTCATTCCCACACAACATTGACCACTGTTTGACCTGGGCTAGGTCAGAATTTGAAGGATTGCTTGAGAAGACACCAGCTGAAGCCAATGCGTATCTGTCTAATCCAAGTGAATACACTTCTGCAATGGAAAAAGCTGGCGATGCACAAGCGAGGGATAATTTGGAACGTGTGCTTGAATGCCTCGAGAGGGAGCGGTGTGAATCATTTGAAGACTGCATAACCTGGGCCCGCTTAAA GTTTGAAGATTACTTTGCTAACCGTGTGAAACAGCTGACCTTTACTTTCCCTGAAGATTCTGTAAACAGCAGCGGGACCCCTTTTTGGTCTGCCCCAAAACGTTTCCCGCGGCCCTTGGAGTTTTCCGTTGAAGACCAAAGCCATCTTAACTTTGTTATTGCAGCATCTATACTAAGAGCAGAAACTTATGGCATTCCAATCCCAGAGTGGGTCAAATCTTCTACAAGGTGCGCAGATGCTATTAGCCGAGTGATGGTTCCTGATTTTGAGCCCAAGAAGAATGTCAAGATTGTTACAGATGAAAAAGCCACTAGTTTGTCTACTGCATCTATTGATGACTCTGTTGTTATCAATGAACTGGTCAACAACTTAAAATTGTGCCACCAGAACCTGCCGCCTGGTTTCCGGATGAACCCGATTCAGTTTGAAAAG GATGATGACACCAATTATCATATGGATCTGATTGCGGGACTTGCGAACATGAGAGCTAGGAATTACAGCATCCCAGAAGTCGATAAGCTCAAGGCCAAGTTCATTGCTGGCAGGATTATTCCTGCTATAGCAACCGCTACTGCCATGGCCACCGGTTTTGTCTGCCTGGAGCTATACAAGGTCCTAAGCGGTGGTCACAAAGTGGAGGACTACAGAAACACATTTGCCAACCTGGCACTCCCTCTATTCTCAATGGCTGAACCGGTCCCACCAAAAGTGATCAAACACCAGGACCTGAGCTGGACCGTTTGGGACCGTTGGATCATTAGAGATGACCCAACTTTAAGAGAGCTTCTTCAGTGGCTAAAAAACAAAGGTCTGAATGCTTACAGCATATCTTATGGAAGTTGTTTGCTTTACAACAGCATGTTCCCCAGGCATAAAGATAGAATGGACAAAAAGATGGTGGACTTGGCAAAAGAAGTGGCTAAAGCTGAGCTGCCAGCGTACAGACGCCACATCGATGTGGTGGTTGCTTGCGAGGATGAAGATGATAATGATGTCGATATTCCTCAGGTCTCGGTATACTTCAGGTAG
- the LOC110936333 gene encoding ubiquitin-activating enzyme E1 1 isoform X1: MVSSSSSQFTSPSDFMLPGKRSAGGEEVVVDESLIKRTKIDNLISSAAAASTSTGTSLTVATMGGGNNPNGTTNGKMPIGGGGSNQSDIDEDLHSRQLAVYGRETMRRLFASNILVSGMQGLGAEIAKNLILAGVKSVTLHDEGVVELWDLSSNFIFTEDDLGKNRALASLNKMQELNNSVVISTLTTELTTEQLSEFQAVVFTDIPSAKAIEFDNFCHKHEPPIAFIKSEVRGLFGSVFCDFGPKFTVSDVDGEDPHTGIIASISNDNPPLVTCVDDERLEFQDGDLVVFSEIHGMTELNDGKPRKVINAKPFSFSIEEDTTKYGAYTKGGIVTQLKQPKVLKFKPLEEAIKDPGEFLLSDFSKFDRPPLLHLLFQALDKFVSELGRYPVAGSEEDAQKLLSLANNMNNELKDGKIDQIDEKIVRSFAFGARAVLNPMAAMFGGIVGQEVVKACSGKFHPLFQFFYFDSLESLPVEPLDPNDLKPLNSRYDAQISVFGAKLQKQLEEAKVFVVGSGALGCEFLKNLALMGVSCGNGGKLTITDDDVIEKSNLSRQFLFRDWNIGQAKSTVAATAATLINPKFHIEALQNRASPDTENVFDDTFWENLSVVVNALDNVNARLYIDQRCLYFQKPLLESGTLGAKCNTQMVIPHLTENYGASRDPPEKQAPMCTVHSFPHNIDHCLTWARSEFEGLLEKTPAEANAYLSNPSEYTSAMEKAGDAQARDNLERVLECLERERCESFEDCITWARLKFEDYFANRVKQLTFTFPEDSVNSSGTPFWSAPKRFPRPLEFSVEDQSHLNFVIAASILRAETYGIPIPEWVKSSTRCADAISRVMVPDFEPKKNVKIVTDEKATSLSTASIDDSVVINELVNNLKLCHQNLPPGFRMNPIQFEKDDDTNYHMDLIAGLANMRARNYSIPEVDKLKAKFIAGRIIPAIATATAMATGFVCLELYKVLSGGHKVEDYRNTFANLALPLFSMAEPVPPKVIKHQDLSWTVWDRWIIRDDPTLRELLQWLKNKGLNAYSISYGSCLLYNSMFPRHKDRMDKKMVDLAKEVAKAELPAYRRHIDVVVACEDEDDNDVDIPQVSVYFR; this comes from the exons ATGGTTTCCAGCAGTTCATCGCAGTTCAC TTCACCGTCGGACTTTATGCTTCCTGGAAAGAGATCAGCTGGAGGAGAGGAAGTAGTAGTAGATGAATCTTTGATCAAGAGAACTAAGATTGACAACTTGATTTCATCAGCCGCTGCCGCCAGCACAAGCACAGGGACGTCTTTGACAGTTGCAACCATGGGAGGAGGAAACAACCCGAACGGAACCACCAACGGTAAAATGCCCATTGGTGGTGGTGGATCAAACCAATCGGATATTGATGAGGATCTCCATAGCCGACAGCTTGCAGTTTATGGTCGGGAAACTATGAGGCGCTTATTTGCGTCCAACATTCTAGTTTCTGGGATGCAGGGACTTGGTGCTGAAATCG CAAAGAATCTTATTCTTGCTGGTGTGAAGTCTGTGACATTGCATGATGAGGGAGTTGTCGAGTTGTGGGATTTATCTAGCAATTTTATTTTCACGGAGGACGATCTGGGAAAGAACAGAGCTCTTGCTTCTCTCAACAAAATGCAAGAACTGAACAATTCTGTTGTTATCTCTACATTAACAACAGAACTAACTACTGAGCAGCTGTCTGAGTTCCAG GCTGTAGTGTTCACGGATATTCCTTCGGCAAAAGCAATTGAATTCGACAATTTTTGCCATAAACACGAGCCTCCAATTGCTTTCATAAAATCAGAAGTACGCGGTCTTTTTGGTAGTGTGTTTTGTGACTTTGGCCCTAAATTCACCGTCTCAGATGTAGATGGGGAGGACCCACACACAGGCATCATTGCATCTATAAGCAATGACAATCCTCCACTTGTCACATGTGTGGATGATGAACGCCTCGAGTTTCAAGACGGAGATCTAGTCGTGTTTTCCGAAATCCACGGGATGACAGAACTTAACGATGGAAAACCAAGAAAGGTTATAAACGCAAAACCATTTTCTTTCAGTATCGAAGAAGATACTACAAAATATGGTGCGTATACAAAGGGTGGAATTGTAACTCAATTGAAGCAACCAAAGGTATTGAAATTTAAGCCATTGGAAGAGGCAATTAAAGATCCTGGTGAATTTCTTCTTAGTGATTTCTCTAAATTTGATCGCCCTCCACTCTTACATCTTCTGTTTCAAGCGTTGGATAAGTTTGTATCCGAGTTGGGACGATATCCTGTTGCTGGTTCTGAAGAAGATGCTCAGAAGTTGCTGTCTTTGGCTAACAATATGAACAATGAACTTAAAGATGGAAAGATTGACCAGATTGATGAGAAAATTGTTAGAAGCTTTGCGTTTGGTGCAAGGGCTGTTTTGAACCCCATGGCTGCGATGTTTGGTGGTATTGTTGGACAGGAAGTTGTTAAGGCTTGTTCTGGAAAGTTCCATCCGCTATTTCAG TTTTTCTATTTTGACTCTCTAGAGTCCCTTCCTGTAGAGCCTTTGGACCCCAATGACTTAAAGCCCTTGAATAGCCGTTATGATGCTCAGATTTCTGTCTTTGGGGCCAAACTTCAGAAACAACTAGAGGAAGCAAAGGTTTTCGTTGTGGGATCGGGTGCGCTAGGCTGcgagtttttgaaaaatttggcATTAATGGGCGTTTCTTGTGGTAATGGAGGAAAGCTAACAATTACCGATGATGATGTTATTGAAAAAAGCAACCTCAGCAGGCAGTTTCTTTTTAGAGATTGGAACATTGGTCAAGCTAAGTCAACGGTTGCTGCAACTGCCGCCACCTTGATAAACCCTAAGTTTCATATTGAAGCACTTCAAAACCGTGCCAGCCCAGATACTGAAAATGTGTTTGACGACACTTTCTGGGAGAATCTTAGTGTCGTTGTCAACGCTCTTGATAATGTGAATGCAAGGCTTTATATTGACCAGAGGTGTTTGTATTTTCAAAAGCCGCTTTTAGAGTCAGGAACTTTAGGTGCCAAGTGTAATACACAGATGGTCATCCCTCATTTGACTGAGAACTATGGTGCTTCCCGAGACCCACCTGAGAAACAAGCGCCTATGTGTACTGTGCATTCATTCCCACACAACATTGACCACTGTTTGACCTGGGCTAGGTCAGAATTTGAAGGATTGCTTGAGAAGACACCAGCTGAAGCCAATGCGTATCTGTCTAATCCAAGTGAATACACTTCTGCAATGGAAAAAGCTGGCGATGCACAAGCGAGGGATAATTTGGAACGTGTGCTTGAATGCCTCGAGAGGGAGCGGTGTGAATCATTTGAAGACTGCATAACCTGGGCCCGCTTAAA GTTTGAAGATTACTTTGCTAACCGTGTGAAACAGCTGACCTTTACTTTCCCTGAAGATTCTGTAAACAGCAGCGGGACCCCTTTTTGGTCTGCCCCAAAACGTTTCCCGCGGCCCTTGGAGTTTTCCGTTGAAGACCAAAGCCATCTTAACTTTGTTATTGCAGCATCTATACTAAGAGCAGAAACTTATGGCATTCCAATCCCAGAGTGGGTCAAATCTTCTACAAGGTGCGCAGATGCTATTAGCCGAGTGATGGTTCCTGATTTTGAGCCCAAGAAGAATGTCAAGATTGTTACAGATGAAAAAGCCACTAGTTTGTCTACTGCATCTATTGATGACTCTGTTGTTATCAATGAACTGGTCAACAACTTAAAATTGTGCCACCAGAACCTGCCGCCTGGTTTCCGGATGAACCCGATTCAGTTTGAAAAG GATGATGACACCAATTATCATATGGATCTGATTGCGGGACTTGCGAACATGAGAGCTAGGAATTACAGCATCCCAGAAGTCGATAAGCTCAAGGCCAAGTTCATTGCTGGCAGGATTATTCCTGCTATAGCAACCGCTACTGCCATGGCCACCGGTTTTGTCTGCCTGGAGCTATACAAGGTCCTAAGCGGTGGTCACAAAGTGGAGGACTACAGAAACACATTTGCCAACCTGGCACTCCCTCTATTCTCAATGGCTGAACCGGTCCCACCAAAAGTGATCAAACACCAGGACCTGAGCTGGACCGTTTGGGACCGTTGGATCATTAGAGATGACCCAACTTTAAGAGAGCTTCTTCAGTGGCTAAAAAACAAAGGTCTGAATGCTTACAGCATATCTTATGGAAGTTGTTTGCTTTACAACAGCATGTTCCCCAGGCATAAAGATAGAATGGACAAAAAGATGGTGGACTTGGCAAAAGAAGTGGCTAAAGCTGAGCTGCCAGCGTACAGACGCCACATCGATGTGGTGGTTGCTTGCGAGGATGAAGATGATAATGATGTCGATATTCCTCAGGTCTCGGTATACTTCAGGTAG
- the LOC110933341 gene encoding leucine-rich repeat extensin-like protein 5 has product MKRENQTQNIGTSNRRKSFRNNRPPIATFPKTTATSKKPQTTATTKPKPSSQKPPQKKQKTTSSPPPSSTKPTDVDATKASTDVRPSVVETPVVLTAVSQTTAPMHFDPPPPTPQRFPSQSTFSPKPPSPSKTPPPPKYAYARKRKFVVLEEEKEIPSPILLSSAPAEIIPPSSSPQTNPLDHPPTGYMPRVIPWATQYPLELLAAQDEMMQFYKIEDPSKRAFPSLYGFRIPQNFNEYLKLKARQAELIAKEESKGLGDRRYQGLMQHGLSKVRKLEDFARDLSKSMPELPPNADLQEELRVDYLDLIMKTKPYKANKSQFKDWPLDALKEEINRIE; this is encoded by the coding sequence ATGAAAAGAGAAAACCAAACACAAAATATTGGCACTTCTAATAGAAGAAAATCATTCAGAAACAATAGACCTCCAATTGCCACATTCCCCAAAACCACTGCTACTTCTAAAAAGCCTCAAACCACTGCCACAACCAAACCCAAACCATCATCTCAAAAACCACCTCAAAAGAAGCAGAAAACaacttcatcaccaccaccatcttccacAAAACCAACAGATGTTGATGCTACAAAAGCATCAACAGATGTTAGACCATCAGTTGTTGAGACTCCAGTGGTTTTAACAGCTGTTAGCCAAACCACTGCTCCTATGCATTTTGATCCTCCACCACCAACTCCCCAAAGATTCCCTTCACAATCAACCTTCTCACCAAAACCACCTTCTCCATCAAAAACTCCTCCTCCTCCAAAATATGCCTATGCAAGAAAAAGGAAATTTGTTGtacttgaagaagaaaaagaaattcCATCACCAATTCTTTTATCATCTGCTCCTGCTGAAATCATTCCACCCTCATCATCTCCACAAACAAACCCACTTGATCATCCACCCACAGGTTACATGCCACGTGTCATTCCATGGGCAACTCAATATCCTCTGGAACTGCTTGCAGCCCAAGATGAAATGATGCAATTTTATAAGATAGAGGATCCATCCAAAAGAGCCTTCCCATCTCTATATGGCTTCAGAATTCCTCAGAATTTCAATGAATATTTAAAGCTGAAAGCCAGGCAAGCAGAGCTTATAGCAAAAGAAGAGAGTAAAGGGTTAGGAGACAGGAGATACCAAGGTCTGATGCAACATGGGCTTAGCAAAGTCAGGAAACTTGAAGACTTTGCTAGAGACCTCAGTAAATCCATGCCAGAGTTGCCACCAAATGCTGATCTTCAAGAGGAACTAAGGGTTGATTATTTGGATCTCATCATGAAAACTAAGCCCTACAAAGCTAATAAGTCTCAATTCAAAGATTGGCCTCTTGATGCTCTCAAAGAAGAAATTAACAGAATTGAATGA